The following proteins are co-located in the Solea senegalensis isolate Sse05_10M linkage group LG12, IFAPA_SoseM_1, whole genome shotgun sequence genome:
- the lman2 gene encoding vesicular integral-membrane protein VIP36 isoform X1 codes for MTTFRVFSSTTLAVLLLDVCLVCCDITDGNAEHLKREHSLMKPYQGVGSSPSSQWDFWGSTLVTSSYVRLTPDERSKQGSIWNTVPCYLKDWEMHVQFKVHGSGKKNLHGDGIALWYTKEKLHPGSVFGNQDPFLGLAIFLDTFRNDLHGMDRSFPYISAMVNNGTVSYDHGKDGRSSELGGCSAEIRNREHDTYLAVRYSKGRLTVMIDVDDKNEWRECIDIGGVRLPTGYYFGASAATGDLSDNHDIVSMKLYQLMVEHTPEEENMDWSKIEPSVSLLKSPKDNIDDPTGNFRSTPLTGWKVFLLLLCALLGIVVCGVVGAVVFQKRQERNKRFY; via the exons ATGACGACTTTCAGGGTTTTTTCGAGCACAACACTCGCCGTGCTGCTGCTCGACGTGTGCCTGGTGTGCTGTGACATTACGGACGGGAACGCGGAGCACCTGAAGCGGGAGCACTCGCTGATGAAGCCGTACCAAG gCGTCGGCAGCAGCCCCAGCAGTCAGTGGGACTTCTGGGGAAGCACGTTGGTGACGTCCTCGTACGTCCGACTCACCCCAGACGAGAGGAGCAAGCAGGGATCCATCTGGAACACAGTG CCTTGTTACCTGAAGGACTGGGAAATGCACGTGCAGTTTAAAGTTCATGGGTCGGGGAAAAAGAATCTCCATGGCGATGGCATCGCCCTCTGGTACACAAAGGAAAAACTGCACCCAG GCTCCGTGTTTGGAAACCAAGATCCGTTTCTTGGCCTGGCTATTTTTTTGGATACCTTCCGCAATGACCTCCATGGGATGGAT CGCTCCTTCCCGTACATTTCCGCCATGGTGAACAACGGCACGGTGAGCTACGACCACGGCAAAGACGGCCGCTCGTCGGAGCTGGGAGGCTGCTCGGCCGAGATCAGGAACCGGGAGCACGACACGTACCTCGCCGTCCGCTACTCCAAAGGAAGACTCACT GTGATGATCGACGTGGACGACAAGAACGAGTGGAGGGAGTGCATCGACATCGGCGGCGTTCGTCTTCCCACGGGATATTACTTTGGTGCCTCAGCGGCGACAGGAGATCTCTCAG atAACCATGACATCGTCTCCATGAAGCTCTACCAGCTGATGGTAGAACACACCCCCGAGGAGGAGAACATGGACTGGTCCAAGATCGAGCCCAGCGTCAGCCTCCTCAAGTCTCCCAAAG ACAACATCGACGATCCCACCGGAAACTTCCGCAGCACGCCGCTCACCGGCTGGAaggtcttcctgctgctgctgtgcgcTCTGCTGGGGATCGTGGTGTGCGGCGTGGTGGGAGCCGTGGTTTTCCAGAAGAGGCAGGAGAGGAACAAGAGGTTCTACTGA
- the lman2 gene encoding vesicular integral-membrane protein VIP36 isoform X2 — translation MTTFRVFSSTTLAVLLLDVCLVCCDITDGNAEHLKREHSLMKPYQGVGSSPSSQWDFWGSTLVTSSYVRLTPDERSKQGSIWNTVPCYLKDWEMHVQFKVHGSGKKNLHGDGIALWYTKEKLHPGPVFSNNAHFHGLAVFIDTYSNDDTSDRSFPYISAMVNNGTVSYDHGKDGRSSELGGCSAEIRNREHDTYLAVRYSKGRLTVMIDVDDKNEWRECIDIGGVRLPTGYYFGASAATGDLSDNHDIVSMKLYQLMVEHTPEEENMDWSKIEPSVSLLKSPKDNIDDPTGNFRSTPLTGWKVFLLLLCALLGIVVCGVVGAVVFQKRQERNKRFY, via the exons ATGACGACTTTCAGGGTTTTTTCGAGCACAACACTCGCCGTGCTGCTGCTCGACGTGTGCCTGGTGTGCTGTGACATTACGGACGGGAACGCGGAGCACCTGAAGCGGGAGCACTCGCTGATGAAGCCGTACCAAG gCGTCGGCAGCAGCCCCAGCAGTCAGTGGGACTTCTGGGGAAGCACGTTGGTGACGTCCTCGTACGTCCGACTCACCCCAGACGAGAGGAGCAAGCAGGGATCCATCTGGAACACAGTG CCTTGTTACCTGAAGGACTGGGAAATGCACGTGCAGTTTAAAGTTCATGGGTCGGGGAAAAAGAATCTCCATGGCGATGGCATCGCCCTCTGGTACACAAAGGAAAAACTGCACCCAG GGCCCGTGTTTTCCAACAATGCTCACTTCCACGGGCTGGCCGTGTTTATAGATACTTACTCTAACGACGATACGTCGGAC CGCTCCTTCCCGTACATTTCCGCCATGGTGAACAACGGCACGGTGAGCTACGACCACGGCAAAGACGGCCGCTCGTCGGAGCTGGGAGGCTGCTCGGCCGAGATCAGGAACCGGGAGCACGACACGTACCTCGCCGTCCGCTACTCCAAAGGAAGACTCACT GTGATGATCGACGTGGACGACAAGAACGAGTGGAGGGAGTGCATCGACATCGGCGGCGTTCGTCTTCCCACGGGATATTACTTTGGTGCCTCAGCGGCGACAGGAGATCTCTCAG atAACCATGACATCGTCTCCATGAAGCTCTACCAGCTGATGGTAGAACACACCCCCGAGGAGGAGAACATGGACTGGTCCAAGATCGAGCCCAGCGTCAGCCTCCTCAAGTCTCCCAAAG ACAACATCGACGATCCCACCGGAAACTTCCGCAGCACGCCGCTCACCGGCTGGAaggtcttcctgctgctgctgtgcgcTCTGCTGGGGATCGTGGTGTGCGGCGTGGTGGGAGCCGTGGTTTTCCAGAAGAGGCAGGAGAGGAACAAGAGGTTCTACTGA